A stretch of Comamonadaceae bacterium M7527 DNA encodes these proteins:
- the flgL gene encoding flagellar hook-associated protein FlgL has translation MKISTSFLFDRATNQMSTVQNKLSTAQAQMSQGKQVIAPSDAPDQAAVITRFKGVIQKNEGYLNTLNGANARYQAEETALGNVNDSLIRMRELSIQAANDTVGPADRQALAMEMSGLRDQVMSLANTQDESGSYLFAGSRVGEPAFGTNAQGEFVYQGDQSRINVLVGDQRTIQLNRPGADAFTRAVRVDDEGKSYGVSFFQAMDDLINAVKNSDRDGMNRGVGELDKLQEGVGLSLAQIGTDMNVVASQQTVIDETVLRLKSLLSEVEDLDYAEAITKMNKDMLALEAAQSSFAKVTQLNLFNYIN, from the coding sequence ATGAAAATATCCACCTCATTCCTATTTGACCGCGCCACCAACCAAATGAGCACGGTACAAAACAAGCTGTCTACCGCGCAGGCGCAAATGTCGCAAGGCAAACAAGTCATTGCGCCCAGCGACGCACCAGACCAAGCAGCCGTCATCACGCGGTTTAAAGGCGTGATTCAGAAAAACGAGGGCTACCTCAACACCCTAAACGGCGCCAATGCACGCTACCAAGCCGAGGAAACTGCGCTGGGCAACGTCAACGACTCGCTTATACGTATGCGGGAGTTAAGTATTCAAGCTGCCAACGACACCGTAGGTCCGGCTGACAGGCAAGCCTTGGCCATGGAAATGTCTGGCTTGCGCGACCAAGTCATGAGTTTGGCCAACACCCAGGATGAAAGTGGGTCTTACCTGTTTGCGGGTAGCCGCGTGGGTGAGCCTGCATTTGGCACCAATGCACAAGGCGAGTTTGTGTACCAGGGTGACCAGTCGCGTATCAACGTGTTGGTGGGTGACCAGCGCACCATACAACTCAACCGCCCCGGCGCTGATGCCTTTACACGTGCAGTGCGTGTAGACGACGAGGGTAAGTCGTATGGCGTCAGCTTTTTTCAGGCCATGGATGACTTGATCAACGCGGTAAAAAACTCAGACCGCGACGGTATGAATCGCGGCGTGGGCGAGCTAGACAAACTGCAAGAAGGTGTTGGCTTGTCATTGGCCCAAATTGGTACCGACATGAATGTTGTGGCGTCTCAGCAAACAGTGATAGACGAGACTGTGTTGCGCCTCAAGAGCCTGTTGTCCGAAGTTGAAGACCTGGACTACGCCGAGGCCATCACCAAAATGAACAAGGACATGCTGGCCCTAGAGGCCGCGCAAAGCAGCTTTGCCAAGGTCACGCAGTTGAACTTGTTCAACTACATCAATTAA
- the fliD gene encoding flagellar filament capping protein FliD, translating into MATNMISALGAGSGVDVQALAQSLVDAEKVPREAAINTKIDDQERRVAGYSALMLALETVKTAFEKLNDVTDFNAYETTNSQPDALGVAVTSGAAPGRHTVEVQQLAASQRTATNQFASADQVLSGGNPFSIQLTLNGESQTSIRVSDPSPQGLVDAINDAEQGVTAQLLNTGDATNPYTVVLTGPVGSVGAFGYTTDDATGTGQLETLTFQGATEDGTISVGGVAVEGTAGQTATEVAEAVRAALETSNFITQATGRSVAAGATDGTLSFQWAASDGAAPELSFADADTTGAAMTRQTDTAFGAGNALSDVSFSDTNLQDAQDARMVVNGLTITRGSNAVDGVIPGVYLDLFAMTAGTAANIRITRDTAAVKENVQAVVQAYNDATSDFAILTGARSEDEEDIYSGSLAGDSTVRRVKEQLRSMFLNDSSTPGSSLSAFRDLGLDIDRTGVMSIDEDKLDAALADNYDDVVQLFSANTNRQSNYGTANRGLAGDAVKALDDLIAARGVLATQSAGSEQRITSYEAELEALNTRMESLLARYNKQFGVMESLVGQSNAMRESLKSTFEGMMAMYTNN; encoded by the coding sequence ATGGCCACTAACATGATTAGCGCCTTGGGCGCGGGCTCTGGCGTAGACGTGCAAGCCTTGGCCCAAAGCTTGGTGGATGCCGAGAAGGTGCCTCGCGAGGCGGCCATCAATACCAAAATCGACGATCAAGAGCGTCGAGTGGCAGGCTATTCAGCGTTGATGCTGGCTTTGGAAACCGTTAAAACGGCATTCGAAAAGCTCAACGACGTCACCGACTTCAATGCCTACGAAACGACCAATAGCCAGCCAGATGCTTTGGGCGTGGCCGTTACATCTGGCGCAGCACCCGGTAGGCATACCGTTGAAGTGCAGCAATTGGCTGCATCTCAAAGAACGGCGACCAACCAATTCGCCAGCGCAGACCAAGTGTTGTCGGGTGGCAACCCATTCAGCATTCAGCTGACTTTAAACGGCGAAAGCCAGACCAGTATCCGTGTGAGCGATCCAAGCCCGCAAGGTCTTGTCGACGCCATAAACGACGCTGAGCAAGGCGTTACGGCGCAGCTTTTGAATACTGGTGACGCCACAAACCCCTATACGGTTGTACTGACTGGCCCTGTTGGGTCTGTTGGGGCATTTGGCTACACGACCGACGATGCAACGGGCACTGGGCAGCTTGAAACGCTGACTTTTCAGGGTGCAACAGAAGACGGCACCATAAGCGTTGGCGGTGTTGCGGTAGAGGGGACTGCCGGCCAAACTGCCACCGAGGTTGCTGAGGCTGTCCGAGCAGCGCTTGAGACCTCCAACTTTATAACGCAGGCAACAGGGCGCTCTGTGGCAGCGGGGGCAACTGATGGCACTCTCAGCTTTCAATGGGCAGCCTCAGATGGGGCAGCGCCAGAGCTGTCTTTCGCAGACGCCGACACCACAGGCGCTGCCATGACAAGGCAAACCGATACAGCGTTTGGCGCTGGCAATGCACTGTCAGATGTGTCATTCAGCGACACCAACCTGCAAGACGCGCAAGACGCACGGATGGTGGTGAACGGGCTCACCATTACCAGGGGCTCAAACGCGGTAGACGGTGTCATACCCGGTGTTTACCTAGACTTGTTTGCGATGACAGCAGGTACTGCAGCCAATATACGCATTACCCGTGATACCGCTGCCGTAAAGGAAAACGTGCAGGCAGTGGTGCAGGCCTATAACGACGCGACGTCTGACTTTGCCATTTTGACGGGTGCCAGGTCTGAGGACGAAGAAGATATTTACAGCGGATCGCTTGCGGGTGACAGCACGGTTAGGCGCGTGAAAGAGCAGTTGCGCAGCATGTTCTTGAACGACTCTTCAACACCTGGAAGCAGTCTTAGTGCCTTTAGAGACCTGGGCTTAGACATAGATAGAACGGGTGTCATGTCTATCGACGAAGACAAACTAGACGCAGCGCTTGCGGACAACTATGACGATGTGGTCCAGTTGTTCAGCGCCAATACCAACAGGCAGTCAAACTATGGCACGGCTAACCGCGGGCTGGCGGGTGACGCCGTTAAGGCGCTGGACGACCTCATCGCCGCGCGCGGTGTGTTGGCCACCCAAAGTGCTGGCTCCGAGCAACGCATTACCAGCTACGAGGCCGAGCTGGAAGCTTTGAATACCCGTATGGAGTCATTACTAGCCCGCTACAACAAACAGTTTGGCGTGATGGAGTCGCTGGTGGGGCAGTCCAACGCCATGCGTGAGAGTCTCAAGTCCACGTTTGAGGGCATGATGGCTATGTACACCAATAATTAA
- a CDS encoding flagellar protein FlaG, translated as MSNEMSNITAVAQPAVSAAKQAAPQPRAAVPAPDRAPVAPAVQIDPEEMRQNLHEAIERLNEQVERNGRGLNFALDERLNRPVITVRSTASGEIIRQIPNEVVIKVAHSIEDIKGLLTDQLG; from the coding sequence ATGAGCAATGAAATGTCAAACATAACCGCAGTGGCCCAGCCTGCGGTCAGCGCCGCCAAGCAAGCTGCGCCTCAACCCCGAGCGGCAGTCCCGGCCCCTGATAGAGCGCCCGTTGCGCCAGCTGTACAAATTGACCCAGAAGAAATGCGTCAAAACTTGCACGAGGCCATTGAGCGGCTCAACGAGCAAGTAGAGCGCAATGGCCGAGGGCTGAACTTTGCGCTTGATGAGCGCTTAAACCGCCCCGTCATCACTGTTCGCAGCACGGCGTCAGGCGAGATTATTCGGCAGATACCCAATGAGGTCGTCATCAAAGTGGCGCACAGCATCGAAGACATCAAGGGCTTGCTAACCGACCAGCTTGGCTAG